One genomic region from Prochlorococcus marinus CUG1433 encodes:
- the nusB gene encoding transcription antitermination protein NusB: MHNNKSLSRELSLISLGLINDVGNSKLNNSQIENIFESALDTLINHCRDELDNCESELEIASQKILDSELQEGINSSFSNVREELKKSLKKIEVVMNTLSTTLDFPKLVVSSGQIDIREDVNQRIHNIVSNLSVIDSEIDEVMDGWRLKRLPRIDRDILRLAYVDINFLNTPIAVACDEAVNLANKYSDIKGRKFINGVLRRLQTVK, encoded by the coding sequence ATGCATAATAATAAATCCCTATCTAGGGAACTATCTTTAATATCTTTAGGTTTGATAAACGATGTAGGTAATTCTAAATTAAATAACTCTCAGATAGAAAATATTTTTGAATCAGCTTTGGATACTCTCATAAATCATTGCAGAGATGAATTGGATAATTGTGAGTCAGAGTTGGAAATTGCATCACAAAAAATACTAGATAGCGAATTACAAGAAGGGATTAATTCCTCTTTTTCAAATGTTAGAGAAGAACTTAAAAAATCTTTAAAAAAGATTGAAGTTGTAATGAATACACTCTCGACGACTTTAGATTTCCCAAAATTGGTTGTTTCAAGTGGACAAATTGATATTAGAGAGGATGTGAATCAGAGAATACATAATATAGTAAGTAATTTGTCAGTTATTGATTCAGAAATTGATGAAGTAATGGATGGCTGGAGATTAAAAAGATTGCCGAGAATTGATCGAGATATTTTGCGTTTAGCCTATGTTGATATTAATTTTTTGAATACACCAATTGCTGTTGCTTGTGATGAGGCTGTAAATCTAGCTAATAAATATAGCGATATAAAGGGAAGAAAATTCATTAATGGAGTTTTAAGGAGATTACAAACAGTAAAATAG
- a CDS encoding DUF502 domain-containing protein: MVDSNQNQDSNLGSRLQQDLKNDLIAGLLVVIPLATTIWLSSLVSKFVLTLVTSVPKQLNPFINLNPLLQDLINLSLGLTVPLLAILLIGLMARNFVGRWLLEFGEGTLSKIPVAGAVYKTLKQLLETFLSNKSNRFRRVVLVEYPREGLYSIGFVTGDVGPSLQSELKEKLLSIFIPTAPNPTTGWYTLVPEASVKDLDISVEDAFKTIISAGIVNPDEKNNNTNPTFSKLFSQLRASTNTSPN; encoded by the coding sequence TTGGTTGATTCTAATCAAAATCAAGATTCAAACTTAGGATCTAGACTCCAACAAGATCTAAAAAATGATCTTATAGCTGGTTTGTTAGTTGTAATTCCTTTAGCAACCACTATTTGGCTTTCGTCTTTAGTTAGTAAATTTGTTTTAACACTAGTTACATCTGTTCCTAAACAGTTAAATCCTTTTATTAATTTAAATCCTTTATTGCAAGATTTAATTAATCTTAGTTTGGGTTTAACTGTTCCTTTGTTAGCTATTTTGCTAATAGGCTTAATGGCTAGAAATTTTGTTGGAAGATGGTTATTAGAATTTGGAGAGGGGACGTTATCAAAAATTCCTGTGGCGGGGGCAGTATATAAAACTCTTAAGCAATTACTTGAAACTTTTTTAAGTAATAAATCTAATCGATTTAGAAGAGTTGTCTTAGTTGAATATCCCCGTGAGGGACTATATAGCATAGGCTTTGTAACCGGTGATGTTGGTCCTTCTTTGCAGTCAGAATTAAAAGAAAAACTGTTGAGTATTTTTATTCCTACAGCACCAAATCCAACAACTGGCTGGTATACCTTGGTACCTGAGGCTTCTGTTAAGGATTTGGATATTTCTGTTGAAGATGCTTTTAAAACAATTATTTCTGCTGGAATAGTTAATCCTGATGAGAAAAATAATAATACAAATCCAACTTTTTCAAAATTATTTTCTCAATTACGCGCCTCCACAAATACTTCTCCTAATTAA
- the queG gene encoding tRNA epoxyqueuosine(34) reductase QueG, giving the protein MINSIQDKKKISKKLKERAISEGFTISGIASIPSSTRLKLRTNALERWLSNNYHGEMKWMEAERRKDICSLLDGAKSVLSVGFNYFNSQNNENQIFKVGKFSQGEDYHKVIYKKLKNIGEWINLEIPDCKWKICVDTSPLLEKAWAEESGLGWIGKNSNLISKKYGSWFTLGFLILTKDLVPDKPHQPLCGKCDKCIEYCPTNAIVEPFVINSELCIAYHTIENRKETMPKKIEENLNGWVAGCDICQDVCPWNKSVPYNNTVDTEPKEWIKNLNIESLNWDDEMWGKNLKGTTLKRIKPWMWKRNIKANLKNQSINV; this is encoded by the coding sequence ATGATCAATAGCATACAAGATAAAAAAAAGATAAGTAAAAAATTGAAAGAAAGAGCAATTTCTGAAGGCTTTACAATTTCTGGAATTGCTTCAATACCTAGTAGTACTCGCTTAAAATTAAGAACTAACGCATTAGAAAGATGGCTATCAAACAACTATCATGGTGAAATGAAATGGATGGAAGCAGAAAGAAGAAAAGATATTTGTTCACTTCTTGATGGAGCGAAAAGTGTACTAAGCGTTGGATTTAACTACTTTAATTCTCAAAATAATGAAAACCAAATCTTCAAAGTAGGAAAATTTAGTCAAGGAGAAGATTATCATAAGGTGATTTACAAAAAATTAAAGAATATTGGTGAATGGATTAACTTAGAAATTCCAGATTGCAAATGGAAAATATGTGTCGACACCTCCCCGCTTCTGGAGAAGGCATGGGCGGAAGAATCAGGTCTTGGCTGGATAGGTAAAAATAGTAATTTAATAAGCAAAAAATATGGTTCCTGGTTTACTTTAGGTTTTTTAATACTTACAAAAGACTTAGTACCAGATAAACCTCATCAACCCCTTTGCGGAAAATGTGATAAGTGTATTGAATATTGTCCCACAAATGCAATAGTTGAACCTTTTGTAATAAATTCTGAACTATGTATTGCATATCACACAATAGAAAACAGAAAAGAAACTATGCCAAAAAAAATAGAAGAAAATTTAAATGGATGGGTTGCAGGATGTGATATTTGCCAAGATGTCTGTCCTTGGAATAAGTCAGTGCCATATAACAATACAGTCGACACGGAACCAAAAGAATGGATTAAAAATCTTAATATTGAATCATTAAATTGGGATGATGAAATGTGGGGAAAAAATCTTAAAGGAACTACATTAAAAAGAATCAAACCATGGATGTGGAAAAGAAACATAAAAGCAAATTTAAAAAATCAATCAATTAATGTATGA